A region from the Streptosporangium sp. NBC_01756 genome encodes:
- a CDS encoding NADAR family protein, which translates to MTVSDLSKLPRSVTEAVTAERDGRPLRYLFFWGHQPPRDGGVGAGCLSQWWEVTFTADGHVFRSAEHYMMAHKAWLFGDDTTAARIIAAEHPGAAKKLGRKVNGFDEAVWDEHRYEIVVRGNLAKFGQHPELRDFLLGTRACVLVEASPVDRIWGIGLTADDRRAASPATWRGPNLLGFALMDARDALEATR; encoded by the coding sequence ATGACGGTGTCCGATCTCAGCAAGCTGCCCCGCTCGGTTACCGAGGCCGTCACCGCGGAACGGGACGGCCGGCCGTTGCGTTACCTGTTCTTCTGGGGCCATCAGCCGCCGCGTGACGGTGGTGTCGGCGCCGGATGTCTCAGCCAGTGGTGGGAGGTCACCTTCACCGCGGACGGACACGTCTTCCGGTCGGCCGAGCACTACATGATGGCGCACAAGGCGTGGTTGTTCGGCGACGACACGACCGCGGCGCGGATAATCGCCGCCGAGCATCCCGGCGCGGCCAAAAAGCTCGGCCGCAAGGTCAATGGTTTCGACGAGGCCGTGTGGGACGAGCACCGTTACGAGATCGTGGTACGTGGCAACCTCGCCAAGTTCGGCCAGCACCCGGAGCTGAGGGATTTCCTGCTCGGCACCCGCGCATGTGTTCTGGTCGAAGCCAGCCCCGTCGATCGGATCTGGGGCATCGGGCTCACCGCCGACGACCGACGTGCCGCCTCCCCCGCCACGTGGCGGGGCCCGAACCTGCTCGGCTTCGCCCTCATGGACGCTCGCGACGCCTTGGAGGCCACCCGGTGA
- a CDS encoding DUF397 domain-containing protein, with amino-acid sequence MNKNILDPAWIETQLRDARWQTSSLSSGGTNCVQVAFLDQGVVALRDSKHPEKAPHLFTDAEYDAFTGGHRAWRSPSSLSLPVMA; translated from the coding sequence ATGAACAAGAACATCCTCGACCCGGCCTGGATCGAGACCCAGCTCCGTGACGCTCGCTGGCAGACCAGCAGTCTCAGCAGCGGCGGCACCAACTGCGTCCAGGTTGCCTTCCTGGATCAGGGCGTTGTGGCACTCCGCGACTCCAAGCACCCTGAGAAGGCCCCGCACCTGTTCACCGACGCTGAGTACGACGCCTTCACCGGAGGCCATCGAGCGTGGCGAAGTCCGTCGTCCCTGAGCCTGCCGGTCATGGCGTGA
- a CDS encoding ATP-binding protein: MLIEHVPVPDPGGHGKPRSRFRMTAWCLPPTGAARRARGLLRDQLAGLPLAADVVDELEIVVSELATNATRYAPGPYELRLLHDHGLPVRAEVVDAGAGAALIEHLLGRSLPLPDRIDDLEVGGRGLRIVAELTHGRCGTQWTRLCGTGQLGTTVWFDLPAQP, encoded by the coding sequence ATGCTCATCGAGCACGTTCCCGTCCCGGACCCCGGCGGGCACGGCAAACCACGCAGCCGCTTCCGGATGACCGCCTGGTGCCTGCCTCCCACCGGCGCGGCCCGTCGCGCCCGGGGACTGCTCCGCGACCAGTTGGCCGGCCTGCCTCTCGCCGCCGACGTGGTTGACGAGCTGGAGATCGTGGTCTCCGAGTTGGCCACCAACGCCACCCGCTACGCCCCCGGCCCCTACGAACTACGCCTCCTGCACGACCACGGCCTGCCGGTCAGGGCCGAAGTGGTCGACGCCGGTGCCGGGGCCGCCCTGATCGAGCATCTCCTGGGCCGTTCGCTTCCCCTCCCCGATCGCATTGACGACCTCGAAGTCGGCGGGCGGGGCCTGCGCATCGTCGCCGAACTCACCCACGGGCGTTGCGGCACCCAATGGACCCGCTTGTGCGGCACCGGCCAACTCGGTACCACCGTCTGGTTCGACCTCCCCGCCCAGCCCTAA
- a CDS encoding nucleoside triphosphate pyrophosphohydrolase: MRDRIPEIIREGGGDPAMTVLGDADYRRALLEKLFEESTELSEAPATEVAEEIADVLEVLRAIATLHGHEWADIEKVAEVKRAERGAFLERVYLER, encoded by the coding sequence GTGCGGGACAGAATCCCGGAGATCATTCGCGAGGGCGGCGGGGACCCGGCGATGACCGTTCTCGGCGACGCCGACTATCGCAGGGCTCTACTGGAGAAACTGTTCGAGGAGTCGACGGAGCTCAGCGAGGCTCCGGCAACCGAAGTGGCGGAGGAGATCGCCGACGTGCTCGAAGTGCTGCGGGCCATCGCCACACTGCACGGGCACGAGTGGGCGGACATCGAGAAGGTCGCCGAGGTCAAACGAGCCGAGCGGGGGGCGTTCCTCGAACGCGTCTACCTCGAACGATGA
- a CDS encoding CPBP family intramembrane glutamic endopeptidase, which produces MSRTGLLTGAGLAVFVLAYTSLILTGNTVIRQSADPGATGVSLWAALLPQLAAVLLAMLVAPRAALPQPLSGLPRPRLVKETWLLLAAAVAFPIAVALVGRGLLYPVAKITILVVVPLVGFRLIRGDGPTARSIPRPVTWLAPLPAVVAWFLLAEVSPLSPPLTQQLPDPVTLAIGSLITLLTASVLEEFFYRAWLQTRLEALYGRWPAILASALLFAAMHVSHINPEAIGVGIASVVAAQGMFGLMQGYLWGRYRNIWVIILIHTVVNLVYVDMLI; this is translated from the coding sequence ATGTCGAGAACCGGTCTCTTGACGGGGGCGGGCCTGGCGGTGTTCGTCCTGGCCTACACGTCACTGATCCTCACCGGCAACACCGTGATCCGCCAGTCGGCCGATCCCGGCGCCACCGGCGTCTCCCTGTGGGCGGCGCTGCTGCCGCAGCTGGCCGCGGTGCTCCTTGCCATGCTCGTCGCGCCGCGCGCGGCCTTACCCCAGCCGCTGTCCGGCCTGCCGCGGCCGAGGCTGGTCAAGGAGACCTGGCTGCTGCTCGCGGCGGCGGTCGCCTTCCCCATCGCGGTGGCGCTCGTCGGCCGGGGGCTGCTCTATCCCGTCGCCAAGATCACGATCCTGGTGGTCGTACCGCTGGTCGGGTTCAGGCTGATCAGAGGGGACGGCCCCACCGCCAGATCCATCCCCAGGCCGGTGACGTGGCTGGCCCCGCTGCCCGCCGTCGTCGCGTGGTTCCTGCTGGCGGAGGTCAGCCCGCTGTCGCCGCCGCTCACTCAGCAACTGCCCGATCCCGTCACGCTCGCCATCGGCTCGCTGATCACCCTGCTGACGGCGAGCGTGCTGGAGGAGTTCTTCTACCGGGCTTGGCTGCAGACAAGACTGGAGGCCCTGTACGGCAGATGGCCCGCAATCCTCGCCTCCGCGCTGCTGTTCGCCGCGATGCACGTCAGCCACATCAACCCCGAGGCCATCGGCGTCGGCATCGCCTCCGTCGTGGCGGCGCAGGGGATGTTCGGCCTGATGCAGGGCTACCTGTGGGGACGCTACCGCAACATCTGGGTGATCATCCTCATCCACACCGTCGTCAACCTGGTCTACGTGGACATGTTGATCTGA
- a CDS encoding SigE family RNA polymerase sigma factor: MEADPHYAEFVAERGDALLRYGYMLAGNPHDAADLVQEALLKLRGAWHRLHSKGNPESYARTTMARLHIATWRLRRREQLAWDLPEREHHDSLPSGDERRMWQALAGLPRKQRAVLVLRYYEQLDDAEIAAVLGISRGTVRSQAARALDKLRGAVPTKPMTRENVR, from the coding sequence TTGGAAGCTGACCCCCATTACGCGGAGTTCGTCGCCGAACGTGGCGACGCGCTGCTGCGCTACGGCTACATGCTGGCCGGGAATCCGCATGACGCGGCCGACCTGGTCCAGGAGGCGTTGCTGAAGCTGCGCGGGGCCTGGCATCGATTGCACTCGAAGGGAAATCCGGAGAGTTACGCGCGTACCACGATGGCCAGGCTGCACATCGCCACCTGGCGGTTACGCAGGCGCGAGCAGCTTGCCTGGGACCTGCCGGAACGTGAGCACCACGACTCGCTGCCCAGCGGCGACGAGCGAAGAATGTGGCAGGCGCTGGCCGGCCTGCCGCGCAAGCAGCGCGCGGTGCTGGTGCTGCGCTATTACGAGCAACTTGACGACGCCGAGATCGCTGCCGTGCTCGGGATCTCGCGCGGCACGGTACGCAGTCAGGCCGCCCGCGCGCTCGACAAACTCCGCGGCGCCGTCCCGACTAAGCCGATGACCAGGGAGAACGTACGATGA
- a CDS encoding TetR/AcrR family transcriptional regulator, producing MALLDEAGEPALTLRALAARLGTGVGSIYWYVSSKDDLLDRAIDHVLGGVLTAIEGQTSSGDPIDDLRVMAVTLFDAIVDRPWLGAHFMHNIDVPGNSLRLYEELGQQTLRLDLTPRQRFHAVSAIVSVVVGNAADMGQEPPQEVLDGFVDRDEFLGRYAETWRALDAEEFPFVHDIVEEFDGHDDREQFLAGLELTLAGLRFQAGA from the coding sequence GTGGCCCTGCTCGACGAGGCGGGCGAGCCGGCGCTGACCCTCCGCGCCCTCGCGGCCCGGCTCGGCACCGGCGTCGGCAGCATCTACTGGTACGTCTCAAGCAAGGACGACCTGCTCGACCGCGCCATCGACCACGTGCTCGGCGGGGTGCTGACCGCCATCGAAGGACAGACCAGCAGCGGCGACCCGATCGACGACCTGCGCGTGATGGCCGTCACGCTGTTCGACGCGATCGTGGACCGACCGTGGCTGGGTGCGCACTTCATGCACAACATCGACGTCCCGGGCAACTCGTTGCGACTTTATGAGGAGCTGGGGCAGCAGACGCTTCGACTCGACCTCACGCCACGGCAGCGGTTCCACGCCGTGTCGGCGATCGTGAGTGTCGTGGTCGGCAACGCCGCCGACATGGGGCAGGAGCCGCCCCAGGAGGTGCTCGACGGCTTCGTGGACCGCGACGAGTTCCTCGGTCGCTATGCCGAGACGTGGCGTGCGCTCGACGCTGAGGAGTTTCCGTTCGTGCACGACATCGTCGAGGAGTTCGACGGGCACGACGACAGGGAGCAGTTCCTCGCCGGGCTGGAGCTGACTCTGGCGGGCCTCCGCTTTCAGGCTGGAGCCTGA
- a CDS encoding MFS transporter yields the protein MTTTATAPAASRTYPSLRAAWIPLAALCLAFFVEMVDNTLLSIALPTIGRDLDSGTTALQWVTGAYSLTFGGLLLTAGSMADRLGRRRVLLIGLAVFGLLSLGVVAVTTAGELITLRAGLGIAAAAMAPITNSLVFRLFDDKALRMRAMTLMIIVGMSGFVLGPLLGGTALAHARWQWLLVVNAPIALIAAIGIRFGVPADRPQDLTHDKLDLPGAALSVTTIGLACYSLTSGVEHGWLSVFTLASLLGAIAAGVAFVRHERRSPSPMLDLRLFSNGTVRGAAIAQIGTAIAMAAVMFGLILHFQYAYGWSPVRAGLANLPLIVTMIAATPLSEWLAGRFGHRIACLVGAACLAGSLAGLSWGVDHGYGAIAVCMVVMTVGLRTVMTICAIALVDAMPSNRTSIGTALNDTAQEVGTSLGTAVVGTLIAALVTTQLPAGTWSNALVASFFHGERITYAVVAVVVGLVAAGGALTLTNSRVTEEPR from the coding sequence ATGACCACGACCGCCACCGCGCCCGCCGCATCACGCACCTATCCGTCCCTGCGCGCGGCATGGATTCCCCTGGCCGCGCTCTGCCTGGCCTTCTTCGTCGAGATGGTCGACAACACGCTGCTCTCGATCGCGCTGCCCACGATCGGCCGAGACCTCGACAGCGGCACGACCGCGCTGCAGTGGGTCACCGGCGCGTACTCGCTGACGTTCGGCGGCCTGCTGCTGACAGCAGGATCGATGGCCGACCGGCTCGGGCGCCGACGTGTGCTGCTGATCGGCCTGGCGGTGTTCGGTCTGCTGAGCCTGGGCGTCGTCGCAGTCACCACCGCAGGGGAGCTCATCACCTTGCGGGCCGGCCTCGGCATCGCCGCAGCGGCGATGGCCCCCATCACCAACTCGCTGGTCTTCCGGCTGTTCGACGACAAGGCGCTGCGGATGCGCGCGATGACCCTGATGATCATCGTCGGCATGTCCGGCTTCGTCCTCGGCCCCCTGCTGGGTGGCACCGCCCTGGCCCACGCGCGGTGGCAGTGGCTCCTGGTCGTCAACGCCCCGATCGCACTGATCGCGGCCATCGGCATCCGTTTCGGCGTCCCGGCCGACCGGCCGCAGGACCTGACCCACGACAAGCTCGATCTGCCGGGCGCCGCGCTGAGCGTCACCACCATCGGCCTCGCCTGCTACTCGCTGACCAGCGGCGTCGAGCACGGCTGGCTCTCCGTGTTCACACTCGCATCACTCCTCGGCGCCATCGCCGCGGGCGTCGCGTTCGTGCGGCACGAGCGCCGCAGCCCATCGCCCATGCTGGACCTCCGCCTCTTCTCCAACGGCACCGTCCGCGGCGCCGCCATCGCGCAGATCGGTACGGCCATCGCGATGGCCGCCGTGATGTTCGGGCTGATCCTCCACTTCCAGTACGCCTACGGGTGGAGCCCCGTACGGGCCGGCCTGGCGAACCTGCCGCTCATCGTGACCATGATCGCTGCAACCCCCCTGTCCGAGTGGCTCGCGGGAAGGTTCGGCCACCGCATCGCCTGCCTGGTCGGCGCGGCCTGCCTGGCCGGCTCACTGGCCGGCCTGTCCTGGGGCGTCGACCACGGGTACGGCGCCATCGCGGTCTGCATGGTTGTGATGACCGTCGGACTGCGCACCGTCATGACGATCTGCGCCATCGCGCTCGTCGACGCGATGCCGAGCAACCGCACGTCGATCGGCACGGCGCTCAACGACACCGCCCAGGAGGTCGGAACCAGCCTCGGCACCGCCGTGGTCGGCACCCTGATCGCCGCGCTGGTCACCACACAGCTGCCCGCAGGCACCTGGAGCAACGCTCTGGTGGCGTCGTTCTTCCACGGCGAGCGGATCACCTACGCCGTGGTGGCGGTCGTCGTCGGCCTGGTCGCGGCGGGCGGTGCACTCACACTCACCAACTCCCGCGTCACCGAAGAGCCCCGCTGA
- a CDS encoding DUF3626 domain-containing protein translates to MGEPAILERLAKDGAYLSQFVTGTGNGGLTAHPGGDRWRWESRIFGSAYDDVPARQGRAVPEAQAACCFAKRSVPTSA, encoded by the coding sequence GTGGGCGAGCCGGCGATCCTCGAGCGGCTGGCCAAGGACGGCGCCTACCTCTCCCAGTTCGTCACCGGGACCGGCAACGGCGGCCTGACCGCCCACCCCGGCGGGGACCGGTGGCGCTGGGAGAGCCGCATCTTCGGCAGCGCCTACGACGACGTACCCGCGCGACAAGGTCGAGCAGTACCGGAGGCACAGGCCGCCTGCTGTTTCGCGAAAAGATCGGTCCCGACCTCGGCCTGA